In Nematostella vectensis chromosome 11, jaNemVect1.1, whole genome shotgun sequence, a genomic segment contains:
- the LOC116609371 gene encoding uncharacterized protein LOC116609371 — translation MAELPVVGWKQFLCDAKHKLAKSLGLGSDRMDKYRIAPEVEENKKDPEGAAETTVRRPRQQPFDAGGLWVQNLDDCTDWTDELCSLEQIILEDEQSTEPTNTTPRHGDTAINTENSQEEAQCMTGDCARTRETPENV, via the exons atggcaGAGCTTCCGGTGGTCGGCTGGAAGCAATTCCTCTGCGACGCAAAGCACAAATTAGCTAAGTCCCTCGGGTTGGGTTCAGACAGAATGGATAAGTACAGAATCGCGCCGGAAGTGgaagaaaacaagaaagacCCAGAGGGGGCAGCTGAAACAACCGTGCGGCGACCACGACAGCAGCCGTTTGATGCAGGAGGACTGTGGG TGCAAAACCTTGATGATTGTACTGACTGGACAGACGAACTATGTTCGCTGGAGCAGATTATACTAGAGGACGAACAAAGTACGGAGCCGACCAACACGACACCACGCCATGGGGACACCGCTATCAACACGGAAAACTCACAAGAGGAGGCGCAATGCATGACGGGAGACTGCGCGCGCACCCGTGAAACGCCCGAAAACGTGTGA
- the LOC5501904 gene encoding epidermal retinol dehydrogenase 2 gives MANLVLETLQLLATLFLHYVIAFARLFVPVPRKSIQDEIVLITGAGSGIGKGMAIEFAKIGAKIVCVDINKQANDQTVEVIKSLNQKAFGYKCDCSSREDIYRVADIVKREVGEVTILVNNAGIVSGKKFLDTEDWMIQKTMEVNTMAHFWTVKSFLPSMLAKNHGHVVNIASSAGFFGVPGMCDYCSSKFGAVGFDESLRMELSSLGKTGVKTTVVCPYYINTGMFDGVKTRFPLLLPILDPDWVVKEIVDAVLRNKEVLILPKILSFFLVIKWIIPSSSYVLLANYFGISNSMESFRGRAKKD, from the exons ATGGCTAACCTAGTTCTAGAGACACTTCAACTACTTGCAACCTTATTTCTACATTATGTAATTGCGTTCGCACGCCTTTTTGTACCTGTTCCGCGAAAATCTATCCAAGATGAAATCGTCCTTATCACGGGAGCTGGAAGCGGAATTGGGAAAGGAATGGCGATTGAGTTCGCGAAAATTGGGGCTAAAATTGTCTGTGTGGATATCAACAAACAAGCGAATGACCAGACAGTGGAGGTAATTAAGAGTTTGAATCAGAAAGCGTTCGGTTACAAGTGCGACTGTAGTAGTCGGGAAGATATCTACCGGGTTGCCGATATTGTGAAGAGAGAAGTTGGCGAAGTGACAATCTTGGTAAATAACGCAGGAATCGTCAGCGGGAAAAAGTTTCTGGATACCGAAGATTGGATGATTCAGAAAACCATGGAAGTCAACACGATGGCCCACTTCTGG ACTGTCAAGTCCTTCCTGCCAAGTATGCTGGCCAAAAACCATGGCCACGTGGTTAATATCGCATCCTCAGCCGGTTTTTTTGGTGTCCCTGGAATGTGTGATTACTGTTCCTCTAAGTTTGGTGCTGTCGGCTTTGATGAGTCCCTTAGAATGGAGTTGTCCTCCTTAGGGAAAACTGGCGTGAAGACAACTGTTGTTTGCCCTTATTACATCAATACTGGCATGTTCGATGGAGTGAAAACTAG GTTTCCATTGTTGTTGCCAATCCTCGACCCTGACTGGGTGGTGAAGGAGATTGTGGATGCTGTACTCAGGAACAAAGAAGTCCTCATCCTGCCAAAGattctttctttcttccttGTTATAAAATG GATTATTCCAAGCTCTTCGTATGTACTTCTTGCTAATTATTTTGGCATAAGCAACTCGATGGAGAGTTTCCGCGGCCGTGCCAAGAAAGACTAG
- the LOC5501905 gene encoding growth/differentiation factor 6-A, giving the protein MQAWFRAFSVICFTRIFIQSYKPQNLDSKWEALHRPLLRKRALELTQKHMLNVLGLSEMPRVHRRRVRPHSFMLELYRTLSRKMDRNKARKSRHAFVNTVRGVVDQESLDKSVLELKDQLYVFNTSNIPYSEKLVSAELRLLRIPTNTDNEVVIEHGTAYRAGIYAKNTRSSFYGSAGLEMLDSFVFDITDTDKRWFVMSVTKAVQRLRESRKNVCFLILKVMSLTSGKLIAPVRMGFSKEFRVHDQRALLVLFADDGKMKSEEGTRDGDLGRPIGGQNHVRDYYETQENSPPRTTRAKRSVNRNIPKAVASAIDTSRKRRKKSRRQREKRKCRRKRMYVDFRLLGWSDWIIAPQGYDAYLCEGECKYPIDNYLRPTNHATVQTIVNSLDPSIAPKACCTPNELSPISILYTEDGSNNVVYKNYKDMVVERCGCS; this is encoded by the exons ATGCAAGCGTGGTTTAGGGCATTCAGCGTTATCTGTTTCACTCGGATTTTCATCCAAAGTTACAAACCACAAAACTTGGATAGCAAATGGGAAGCATTACATAGACCTTTACTGAGAAAGAGGGCGCTGGAGTTGACTCAAAAACACATGTTAAATGTACTGGGTTTGAGTGAGATGCCACGGGTGCATCGCCGTCGAGTCAGGCCCCATAGTTTTATGTTGGAGTTGTATAGAACTCTCTCACGCAAAATGGACCGCAACAAAGCGAGAAAGTCTCGACACGCATTCGTAAACACAGTTCGCGGAGTTGTCGATCAAG AGTCGCTTGACAAGTCAGTACTCGAGCTTAAAGATCAGCTCTACGTGTTTAACACTTCAAACATCCCATACTCAGAGAAACTGGTCTCCGCGGAGTTAAGATTGCTAAGGATACCCACAAATACGGATAACGAGGTCGTGATTGAACACGGGACTGCGTACAGAGCCGGCATCTACGCCAAAAACACGCGGAGTTCATTTTACGGGAGCGCTGGACTAGAGATGCTGGATTCGTTCGTGTTTGACATCACTGACACTGACAAGCGCTGGTTTGTGATGTCCGTAACGAAAGCAGTACAAAGATTGAGAGAATCGAggaaaaatgtttgttttctgatACTAAAGGTGATGTCGTTAACAAGCGGGAAGCTCATTGCTCCTGTGAGGATGGGTTTCTCGAAGGAGTTCCGTGTGCACGACCAAAGGGCCCTTCTCGTACTCTTCGCGGATGACGGGAAGATGAAAAGCGAGGAGGGGACGCGTGATGGGGACTTGGGCAGACCTATAGGTGGTCAAAACCACGTAAGGGATTATTACGAAACGCAGGAAAACTCACCTCCGAGAACGACCCGAGCTAAGCGAAGCGTCAATCGGAATATCCCAAAAGCGGTAGCTAGCGCCATAGACACTAGTAGAAAGCGACGGAAAAAGTCACGGAGACAGCGAGAAAAGCGCAAATGCAGACGAAAAAGAATGTACGTGGATTTTCGGCTTTTGGGTTGGAGTGATTGGATCATCGCTCCGCAGGGGTATGACGCGTACTTATGCGAAGGGGAGTGTAAATATCCGATTGATAACTACTTGCGCCCTACCAATCATGCGACAGTACAGACGATAGTGAACAGTCTAGATCCTAGTATTGCTCCAAAGGCGTGTTGTACGCCCAATGAACTAAGCCCTATAAGTATCTTGTATACTGAGGATGGAAGCAATAACGTTGTTTATAAGAACTACAAGGACATGGTTGTGGAGAGATGTGGATGCAGTTAA
- the LOC5501906 gene encoding graves disease carrier protein homolog produces MERETASVVTSIIAGGLSTCCARTTMAPLERLKILLQANNRHYKGMKVLTAFRAIYHNEGLLAYFKGNGAMMLRTFPYGAVQFLSYEHYSKVLQTSSPAINKLVAGSLAGMTACACTYPLDMVRSRLAFQVAQDQGYTTITQTIRCISVKEGGPKALYKGFVPTLLTIVPAMGIGFYMFETMKAYFLETRIAFTNTNPDTLCPELSIIGGFVCGGVAGAVSQTIAYPLDVVRRRMQLAGAVPDGHKYNTCINTLVNVYKDDGIRRGLYRGLSINYLRVCPQVAIMFGVYEVTKQFLNRQ; encoded by the exons ATGGAGCGAGAAACTGCCTCAGTTGTCACTAGTATTATTGCTGGAG GGCTTTCAACATGTTGTGCAAGAACAACAATGGCTCCATTAGAAAGGCTGAAAATCCTGCTTCAGGCAAACAACCGACACTACAAGGGCATGA AGGTGTTGACAGCTTTCAGGGCCATTTACCACAATGAGGGACTTCTTGCATACTTTAAAG gAAATGGAGCAATGATGCTGCGGACATTCCCCTATGGTGCAGTCCAGTTCTTGTCATATGAACACTATTCAAAG GTCTTGCAAACAAGTTCCCCAGCGATAAATAAACTCGTAGCGGGTTCTCTAGCCGGCATGACAGCATGTGCGTGCACCTACCCTTTAGATATGGTTCGATCCCGCCTGGCCTTCCAAGTTGCCCAAGACCAAGGCTACACCACTATTACCCAGACAATACGCTGCATATCGGTGAAAGAAGGTGGCCCAAAGGCCTTGTACAAGGGCTTTGTTCCGACTTTATTGACAATTGTACCAGCAATGG GCATTGGGTTCTATATGTTTGAGACAATGAAGGCCTACTTCTTAGAGACCAGGATAGCATTTACCAATACAAACCCTGATACATTATGTCCAGAGCTCTCCATTATCGGTGGTTTTGTATGTGGAGGCGTGGCAGGTGCAGTGTCTCAAACTATTGC TTACCCTCTGGATGTGGTACGGCGGAGGATGCAGCTAGCAGGTGCGGTACCGGATGGCCATAAGTACAACACTTGCATCAACACCCTTGTCAATGTGTACAAGGATGATGGCATCAGACGGGGCCTGTACCGTGGACTGTCAATCAACTACTTAAGGGTTTGTCCCCAAGTGGCCATCATGTTTGGAGTTTATGAAGTTACAAAACAATTTCTTAATCGGCAATGA